Within Alcaligenes sp. SDU_A2, the genomic segment CGACCCCTTACAATCCAAGATTGAACTGTTTCTTTCCGGTGTCGGGGATGCGACTGCTTTTTATCGTTATCGTGCTGGTAAACATTGCCGTCCTGGCCTTTGGCCAAGGTTTTTTCGGCACGCCACCCAGCGAGCTGGGCCGCGAGCCCCGACAGTTTTCCCAACGCAACCAGGATGCGGTCAAATTGGGGGCTCCGCAAGAAGCTGCCAACTCTGCTCCTTAAATCACGATTGCCGAACTCATGAAACCTATCCGTAAAGCCGTCTTTCCCGTCGCTGGCCTTGGCACCCGCTTTTTGCCCGCCACCAAAGCCATGCCTAAGGAAATGCTGCCCATCGTCGACAAGCCGCTGATCCAATACGCCGTGGAAGAAGCCGTGGCCGCCGGCGTCACCGAACTGATTTTTGTGACGGGCCGCAATAAGCGCGCCATCGAAGATCACTTCGACAGCGCGCCCGAGCTGGAAAAAGAACTGGAAAACAAGAACAAGCTGGACATGCTGGAACAAGTGCGCCATGTCATTCCCAGCCATGTCAACTGCATCTACACGCGCCAGTCGCGCGCCCTGGGCCTGGGCCACGCCGTGCTGTGCGCCGCCCCCATCGTCGGCAACGAGCCTTTCCTGGTGCTGCTGGCCGACGACCTGATCGATGCCACCACGCCGGTCTCTCGTCAGTTGGTCGAAGCCGCCCACCAGTACAACGGCAGCATCGTGGCGACACAGAATGTGGACCGCAGTGAAACCAATAAATACGGCATCGTGGCCGGTGAGGTACTCGATGCCAATACCATCCGCGTCAGTCGTATCGTCGAAAAGCCCGCCCCCGAAAATGCGCCTTCCACGCAGGCTGTCGTCGGCCGCTATGTGCTCGAACCGGAAATATTCGATCACCTGCGCCGCACTCAAGCAGGCGTCGGCGGAGAGATTCAATTAACCGACGGAATTGCCAGTCTGATGGAAAGTCGGGCCGTATATGCATATCAATACGAAGGCACCCGTTACGACTGTGGTAGCAAGGCCGGTTTCTTTCATGCTACGCTTGAATTTGGTCGTAAATACCACGGACTTTAACGAGGGGCGCAGAGGGGTCCGGTTAATCAACAAACCTTAGTCGCAATTGTTTATTCCTTGCGTGTTACAAACTGTGCAAAGGGCGATTTAGCTTGACTTACAGGCCATTTCCCCCCTACGATTGACGGTGCAGGATTTCAAGTTCGTCGAAGTTTGTTCAATACGGTATTGTTTCTAATACTCATTGCCCTGATTTTTACATCTTGACAATCTTTTTTGAGCAGATTGCTCGTCATTTTTAGGGAATGCAGGAAATGCAAACAGAAACCGGTATTGTGAAATGGTTCAATAACGAAAAAGGCTACGGCTTTATCTCCCCCGACAACGGTGGCAAAGATCTTTTCGTTCACCATTCCGACATCTTGGGCACGGGCTTCAAATCTCTGGAAGAAAACCAGCGCGTATCTTACGTGTCTGCTGAAGGCCAGAAAGGTCCCCAAGCCAAGAGCATCCAAAAGCTGTAATCAATACAGTTTTTGATCTCAAAAAAAGCCCGCTTCAGCGGGCTTTTTTTCGTCCAACCCATCTCTTTGTTGGCGGAACGCTACATCCAATCCTGCCCCCTACAACAAAATACGCATTTGCTTATGCTCCGGAGTCCTTATGCCCCCGGATCTCGGCCAGCCCCGACAGCACGCGCAATACAGCACCTTCATGCATCTGCACCCAGTGCAGTCCTGCATCAGACATTTTGTGATGCCGCGCCGGCGCATCCACTAATTCCACGGCCTGCTGCAAGGCCGCCACCGGTGTCGCG encodes:
- the galU gene encoding UTP--glucose-1-phosphate uridylyltransferase GalU, translating into MKPIRKAVFPVAGLGTRFLPATKAMPKEMLPIVDKPLIQYAVEEAVAAGVTELIFVTGRNKRAIEDHFDSAPELEKELENKNKLDMLEQVRHVIPSHVNCIYTRQSRALGLGHAVLCAAPIVGNEPFLVLLADDLIDATTPVSRQLVEAAHQYNGSIVATQNVDRSETNKYGIVAGEVLDANTIRVSRIVEKPAPENAPSTQAVVGRYVLEPEIFDHLRRTQAGVGGEIQLTDGIASLMESRAVYAYQYEGTRYDCGSKAGFFHATLEFGRKYHGL
- a CDS encoding cold-shock protein, whose translation is MQTETGIVKWFNNEKGYGFISPDNGGKDLFVHHSDILGTGFKSLEENQRVSYVSAEGQKGPQAKSIQKL